CCTTATAATCATAAGGACCCACCACGGACATTTTGTCCGTTTTTTTAGTGATTTGATAATAGTCGCCTGTACCATCCAGGTTGTCATAACCTTCAAGTGCTTCGATTTGAATGTTTCCTTCTTTTTCCGTTTGATGAAGATAAGGGACAAATCTTCCTGTTGAATCATGACCCAATGTGTTTTTGAACCTAAAATCCTGTTTGTCGTATGCGTTCGGTTCGTAACAAACCCACATCGCGAAATAATTGAAATTCCTTTTTAAGATCTCCTTCATTGTTGAAATCACTTGCTCTCTGGGAGGGGATGCATACATCAATGGAAAACGAAACCCCCGCGTTACACCCATCATCGTATTGAGCTGTTCCATGACTTCGAATGACCATCTTTCCGCGGTTACATCAGCACTCTGCTCCACTTCTTCTTTCAGGTTGACAAAAGTTTGATAAGACTGAATGGAAGTAAGGATAAAAAAACCGATAAATAACACGAAAGAGATGTACAAGGATATACGAAGGCGAATGCTCATAGGTAGTGTAATCTATCCGACGGAAGTAATTAGTAAAGATATTTCTTAACTACGGCATTTCCCGGTTTAAAAAAGTTTTTTTGTAGGGCTACTGATGAATGACTAAAATCGGATATCAGCAGTCTTACAAACGGATTTAGAATGAATCTAATTTTCGATTTTGAATTTTCCGATCAGTTTGGTAAGATGTTCGGCTTGGTGCAAAATATCGTTCGAGTAACCTGTTAGATGATCCGCCCCGCCCGCAACCTCCTGGGTTCCATCGTATTTGCTTCCTGTGGATTTTCATAGGCTGAGGAGGAAGAATCAATTTCCTTTTCAAAAAAATAGTAAAGTAGTTTCTACTTTTTTCTTTAGAAAAGAGAAGACTTGTGCATACTAATGGCAAAAACTCTAATTTGTTTTACTTCGATGGAAAAATCAGTTTCTATTATCATTCCTATCTTTCCCGGAGATAATGAAGCGGAGGAACTTTTAAAGTTTTTAAACCATCACATTCCGGAAGATTGGGAAGTGATCGTTTCTTCTCCGAAAGAAAAAGGAAACAGAGCTTACGCTCTCAATGAAGGAGCGAAAAAAGCACATGGTAAATTCCTTTGGTTTTTACATGGAGATAGCCGTTTGGAAAAAGAAGAAATCCTGGCTTTGGAGAAAGCAATTGCAGAAGGCCCGGACAAACTTCATTACTTTAAATTAAAATTTTATCCGGAATCTTTTTTGATGTATTTCAATTCCATCGGTGCGAATCTCCGGTCTTATCTATTCGGTTGTCCTTACGGAGATCAAAGTTTCTGCATTGCAAAGGAGAGATTTTTAATTTTAAAAGGCTTCGATGAAAGTCTTACTCTTGGTGAAGATCTTTTTTTTGTTTGGATGGCTAAAGAAAAAAATATCAGATTGAATCAGATGCAGGGATATATCCGAACCAGTAACCGCAAATATAAATCCCAAGGTTGGTTTAAAATTACGGTTTTTCACAACTATATGTTCTGGAAACTCGTATTTCTCTGGTTAGTTGCTAAGATAAAAAGAGCTGGTTCGAGAGATTCCTCATAATTCCAAACATGTAAAACTTTTTCGGCAAAATTTCGAATCAGTGAAAGGAAATGCAAAATTTTTAGAACAAAAACAAACCGATTCCTTCTAGTAACTACTTGCCAAACTGATCCGGTTTGTTCCCAATGATCTATGGGCCAAAAGATCAATCCCGAATTTCTGAATGAAATAAAAAATGCTACGAATCATGCGATACTCTATCCGAGAAAAAATCAGGAAGGGGATTCCATTTTAGAGGCATTGGGAATCGATGAAGAGTCAATTTTAGGGATGACTCTGAAATACACGGCAGGTATTTCCGTTTACCACGGATGGATACGCCTGTTTGGTGGTGAATCTTCCGAATTTACGGACTCTATCTCGGATTGGAACGACATCAACGATTCCGAACAGGTTTTCATCGAAGACGCTCTTCTCGTCGGTTACGACGTATTAGGTGGATTTTTTGCAGTCAATACGGGCGCCTTCGAGGATGAAGACGGCATGGTTTATTATTTTGCACCGGATACTCTTCTTTGGGAAAGTACGGAACTAGACTATAACGATTTTTTTCATTGGTGTCTGTATGGAGATATCGAAGATTATTATAAACCGTATTTCTGGAAATCCTTTGCGGCCGACTGCGAAGCTTTAAAAGCAAATCAAGGATTTCAGTTCGATCCCCCGGTGTATGAACTGGAAGAAGAAGATATCGAATCTTTAAAACGGAACGTAGTGAGTTTACGGGATCTTTGGGAACTCACTACGGAAGAAGACGAAGAACTGGAAGAAGAATAGTTTTACATCAAAACGACTTTTTCCATTCCTTTCCTTCTCTCAAAAGGAAATCTTTTCCCAATTTCCAAACCATTATCCTTTCAGTTTCGGTTTCACCGTTCACGTAACCCGCATAAGGTGCTGCATCGGAATTGTTTCTTTTTGCAAACATGATCCCCCCTTTTATTTTTTTGCCATCCACAGGTTTTCCGTTTTTAAAAATCCTAAACTCCAATGGCTCGGGAGAATGAAAAAATAAATAATCCGAACTCTCCACCTCCAGAATGTAAATCCCCGGTGGAAATCTGATCCCTGCGGCGGGAGGATTTTCATCATACCAAACCATTCCGTCCGGAACGGTAATTGTTTTCGAAGGATCGGAAATCTTC
The nucleotide sequence above comes from Leptospira kobayashii. Encoded proteins:
- a CDS encoding glycosyltransferase — its product is MAKTLICFTSMEKSVSIIIPIFPGDNEAEELLKFLNHHIPEDWEVIVSSPKEKGNRAYALNEGAKKAHGKFLWFLHGDSRLEKEEILALEKAIAEGPDKLHYFKLKFYPESFLMYFNSIGANLRSYLFGCPYGDQSFCIAKERFLILKGFDESLTLGEDLFFVWMAKEKNIRLNQMQGYIRTSNRKYKSQGWFKITVFHNYMFWKLVFLWLVAKIKRAGSRDSS
- a CDS encoding DUF2625 family protein encodes the protein MGQKINPEFLNEIKNATNHAILYPRKNQEGDSILEALGIDEESILGMTLKYTAGISVYHGWIRLFGGESSEFTDSISDWNDINDSEQVFIEDALLVGYDVLGGFFAVNTGAFEDEDGMVYYFAPDTLLWESTELDYNDFFHWCLYGDIEDYYKPYFWKSFAADCEALKANQGFQFDPPVYELEEEDIESLKRNVVSLRDLWELTTEEDEELEEE